The genome window GCCCGCACTTCCGGATCGTCGTCGGCCACCAGAATCCTGTTCATACCCCGAAGAATGCCAAAGCGGACTCTTAGAACCTTCTTAAGCCGCTTCCCGAGAGTGGTGGCCATGCGCACACCACTCTCCGTCGTGATCGGTGCGGGCGGCACCGGCGGCCACATCTACCCAGGGCTCGCTCTCGCCGAGGCCCTGCGCCGCGCCGACCCGGACGCGGTCATCTCCTTCGTCGGGACCGAGCGGGGCCTGGAGACGACCCTGATCCCGGCGGCCGGATACCGGCTGCACACCGTCGACATGATCCCCTTCGACCCCGCGCTGGGAGCCAAGCGCTTCCTGCTCCCGGCCGCCCTCCTGCGCTCCGGCGCGCAGTGCCGGTCCATCCTGCGCACCCAGCGGGCCCAGGTCGTCGTCGGCATGGGCGGCTACCCGAGCGCCCCCGCAGTCCTCGGGGCCCGGATGGCCGGGCTGCCCAGCGTCATCCACGAGTCCAACGCCGTCCCCGGCCGCGCCAACCAGTTCGCTGCCCGGCTCACCGAACACCTCACGGTCGCCTTCGACGGCAGCCGCCCGCACCTGGCGGGCGGAGAGCGGGCCCGGACCGTCGGCATGCCGATCGCCGCCTCGCTGGCCGCCCTGGACCGCCCCGCGCTCCGCGACGAGGCCCGGGGCGCCTTCGGTATACCCGCCGGAGCCCGCGTCGTCCTCTTCAACGGCGGCAGCCTCGGCGCGGCCCGGCTCACCGCGGCCGCGGTCGGCCTCGCCGCCCGCTGGCGCGACCGCCGGGACGTCCACCTCCTGATCAAGACGGGTCCGGCGGCGCTCGCGGAGACCCGACAGCGGCTCGCCGACGCGGGCGCGGGCCCGGTCGCGCAGGCCGTCCCCTACCTGGACCGGATGGACCTCGCCTACGCCGTGGCCGATCTGGTGGTCTGCCGGGCCGGGTCCGCCACGATCGCCGAACTCGCGACCACCGGGGTGCCCGCCGTCCTCGTGCCCTACCCGCACGCCCCCGGCGACCACCAGACCCACAACGCCCGGGTGCTGTCCGAGGTGGGTGCCGCATACCTCGTGCCGGACGCCGAAACCACCGCCGACCGGCTCGCCGCCGTCGTCGAGCCGCTGCTCACCGACCCCGGCAGGCTCGCCGCGATGGGCCGCGCCGCCGACTCCGGCAACCATGCGCGGGCTGCCGACCTGCTCGCTGCCACCGTCATCCGCCTCGCCACCGCCCAGTAACCTCGCCCACCGCAAAGGAATCCACCGCATGAGCACCGACCGCAACGGCCGCAGCATCGACTGGAAGGGCCGCAAGGTCCTCGTCACCGGCGCCGAGGGCTTCATCGGCTCCACCCTCGTGGACCTGCTCGTCGAACGCGGCGCGCACGTCCGCGCGTTCGTCCACTACAAGCCGTACGCCGAGAAGGGGCACCTCGCCCGCTACCTCGACGACCCGCACGGCCCCGTCGAGATGATCGCCGGGGACATCGGTGACGCGGGCCGTGTGATGGACGCGGTCGCGGGCTGCGACACGGTCTTCCACCTCGCCGCGCTCATCGGCATCCCGTACAGCTACGACGCGCCGGCCGCGTACGTCCGCACGAACGTCGTCGGCACCGAGAACATCGCCGAGGCGTGCCGCCGCCACTCGGTGCGCCGCCTGCTGCACACCTCCACCAGCGAGGTGTACGGGAGCGCGCTGACCGCCCCGATCAGCGAGAATCACCCGCTCCAGCCGCAGTCCCCGTACTCCGCCTCGAAGATCGGCGCCGACATGATGGCGCTCTCGCACTGGCACGCCTTCGAGCTTCCGGTGACCGTCGTCCGCCCGTTCAACACCTACGGCCCGCGCCAGTCCGCCCGAGCGGTGATCCCCACGATCCTGGCCCAACTGCACGCCGGCGCACGGGAGATCCGCCTCGGCTCACTGACCCCCACCCGGGACTTCACGTACGTCACCGACACCGCGGCCGGATTCCTGGCGCTGGCCGACTGCGACCGGGCCCTGGGCGAGAGCGTCAACCTCGGCACCGGCCGGGAGATTTCGGTCGGCGACCTGGCCAAAGCCCTGATCACCGCGTCCGGTCGGGACGCGGAGGTGGTGGTGGACCCGGCGCGGCTGCGGCCCTCCGGCAGCGAGGTCCAGCGGCTGCTGTCCGACAACACCCGGGCCCGCGAGTGGGCGGGCTGGCGCCCCGAAGTCCCCCTGGCGGAGGGCCTGGAACGGACCTCCGCCTGGGTGGAGAAGCACCTCCACCTCTTCGCGCCGGGGCGCTATCAGGTCTGAGCCCCGGCCAGGCCGAGCAGCAGCAGAGAGGTGAAGCTGCGCGCCCACTCGGCGTCCACCGGCTCGGCGCTGACCAGCGTCCGGTGCACCACGGCACCGGCGATCACATCGAAGATCAGGTCCGCGTTGTGGGCCGCCGTCTCGGCATCCTCCTCGTACGACAGCTCGCCGCGGGCCTGGGCGCGTTCCCGGCCGAGGACGACCAGGCGCTTCTGCCGGTCCACGATGGCCGACCGGATCCGCAGCCGAAGCGAATCGTCCCGGGTGGACTCCGCGACCACCGCCATCAGTGCGGTCCGGGTCTCCGGCCGCTCCAGCAACGCGGCGAACTGGAGCACGACGCCCTGCACATCGGCCGCCAGGCTGCCCCGGTCGTGGAGCTCCAGCTCGTCGAAGAGGACCGCGACCGCGTCAACGACCAGCTCGTTCTTGCCCGCCCAGCGTCGATAGAGGGTCGTCTTCGCGACCCCCGCCCGGGTCGCCACATCGCTCATGGTCAGCTTTGACCAGCCCAGATCGACCAGGGACGCCCTGGTCGCTTCGAGGATCGCGGCATCGGCAGCGGTACTGCGCGGACGTCCTGTCCGGGAGGGGGTTTGGTCGCTGTGGCTCAGCATGCGGTGACCATACCGGTCAGTAGCAAGAACGGGACGGCCCCGGTGTCCGTGAGACAGATCACCGGGATCATCTGTTCGAGAGAGCCCATCGGCAGTTACGCTACGGGTCGTAGCGTAAGGAAGGCGGCCAGGGCGCCGCGTCCCGCGCCACGAACGAGCGACAACCACAGGCGCCGGGTGGGGACCCGGAGCCGCACCAGGCACCGGGCGGGGGTCCGGCTGCCGAACCGGGTCTTTCAGGGGCCCACCGGGGTTTTTTCGACCCCTTCCGGGGTCCTTTGCGGGGCCCGGGAACGT of Streptomyces sp. NBC_01363 contains these proteins:
- a CDS encoding glycosyltransferase, with the translated sequence MRTPLSVVIGAGGTGGHIYPGLALAEALRRADPDAVISFVGTERGLETTLIPAAGYRLHTVDMIPFDPALGAKRFLLPAALLRSGAQCRSILRTQRAQVVVGMGGYPSAPAVLGARMAGLPSVIHESNAVPGRANQFAARLTEHLTVAFDGSRPHLAGGERARTVGMPIAASLAALDRPALRDEARGAFGIPAGARVVLFNGGSLGAARLTAAAVGLAARWRDRRDVHLLIKTGPAALAETRQRLADAGAGPVAQAVPYLDRMDLAYAVADLVVCRAGSATIAELATTGVPAVLVPYPHAPGDHQTHNARVLSEVGAAYLVPDAETTADRLAAVVEPLLTDPGRLAAMGRAADSGNHARAADLLAATVIRLATAQ
- a CDS encoding GDP-mannose 4,6-dehydratase, with the translated sequence MSTDRNGRSIDWKGRKVLVTGAEGFIGSTLVDLLVERGAHVRAFVHYKPYAEKGHLARYLDDPHGPVEMIAGDIGDAGRVMDAVAGCDTVFHLAALIGIPYSYDAPAAYVRTNVVGTENIAEACRRHSVRRLLHTSTSEVYGSALTAPISENHPLQPQSPYSASKIGADMMALSHWHAFELPVTVVRPFNTYGPRQSARAVIPTILAQLHAGAREIRLGSLTPTRDFTYVTDTAAGFLALADCDRALGESVNLGTGREISVGDLAKALITASGRDAEVVVDPARLRPSGSEVQRLLSDNTRAREWAGWRPEVPLAEGLERTSAWVEKHLHLFAPGRYQV
- a CDS encoding TetR/AcrR family transcriptional regulator; its protein translation is MSHSDQTPSRTGRPRSTAADAAILEATRASLVDLGWSKLTMSDVATRAGVAKTTLYRRWAGKNELVVDAVAVLFDELELHDRGSLAADVQGVVLQFAALLERPETRTALMAVVAESTRDDSLRLRIRSAIVDRQKRLVVLGRERAQARGELSYEEDAETAAHNADLIFDVIAGAVVHRTLVSAEPVDAEWARSFTSLLLLGLAGAQT